A single Cucumis melo cultivar AY chromosome 4, USDA_Cmelo_AY_1.0, whole genome shotgun sequence DNA region contains:
- the LOC103486454 gene encoding 40S ribosomal protein S23 produces the protein MGKTRGMGAGRKLKSHRRRQRWADKAYKKSHLGNEWKKPFAGSSHAKGIVLEKIGIEAKQPNSAIRKCARVQLIKNGKKIAAFVPNDGCLNYIEENDEVLIAGFGRKGHAVGDIPGVRFKVVKVSGVSLLALFKEKKEKPRS, from the exons GAAAACAAGAGGTATGGGAGCTGGGCGCAAGCTGAAGTCCCACCGTAGAAGGCAAAGGTGGGCTGACAAAGCTTACAAGAAATCTCACCTTGGCAATGAATGGAAGAAGCCATTTGCCGGTTCTTCTCATGCCAAAGGCATCGTCTTGGAAAAGAT AGGTATTGAGGCTAAGCAGCCAAATTCTGCCATTAGAAAGTGTGCCAGGGTTCAACTCATCAAAAATGGAAAGAAGATTGCCGCATTCGTGCCCAATGATGGTTGCTTGAACTACATTGAAGAAAAT GACGAAGTGTTGATTGCCGGATTTGGTCGTAAAGGACATGCCGTCGGAGATATTCCTGGTGTTCGATTCAAGGTTGTGAAGGTGTCAGGTGTGTCTCTCCTCGCTCTTTTcaaggagaagaaggagaagccAAGGTCTTAA